From Argopecten irradians isolate NY chromosome 12, Ai_NY, whole genome shotgun sequence, one genomic window encodes:
- the LOC138336761 gene encoding transforming growth factor-beta-induced protein ig-h3-like — protein MATYSMTKLLIVCLVFTVLSPQCSYACLDKMDVLKCIEFFQGNAFLQYVDSTGLRKTLRFTKDTTIFLPSSKAFKELPPEVTSDNNTMRELLLYHILPKSINTSTLTNEQLLPSSTPGGLPIRINKYSNSNKTAMTSSGGLIIRSDENATNGVINLIDRVMYPLPTGSLYEYVANTASYQTLLLLAAKAQLLDTLKGGLYTLFAPNEQAFSKLPSGTVANLLSDIPKLKTVLENHIVASTMYSAGLQVVGTGKTLSGVEFSANATAVTLKNVTATIESADRSATNGVVHEIDTVLL, from the exons ATGGCGACGTACAGCATGACAAAACTTTTGATTGTGTGTCTAGTGTTTACTGTTCTTTCTCCACAATGTAGTTACGCGTGCTTGGATAAAATGGATGTTTTGAAATGTATTGAGTTCTTCCAAGGCAATGCCTTCCTACAGTATGTAGACAGCACCGGACTACGGAAAACACTCCGATTTACTAAAG ACACAACAATATTCCTACCAAGTAGTAAAGCCTTTAAAGAATTGCCACCGGAAGTGACATCAGATAACAACACTATGAGGGAGCTTCTTCTCTACCACATCCTACCTAAATCTATCAATACCTCTACACTGACCAACGAACAGTTGTTACCGTCCAGTACCCCTGGAGGCCTGCCTATCCGAATCAACAAATATTCCAATTCAAATAAAACA GCGATGACGTCATCAGGAGGATTAATCATAAGAAGTGACGAAAACGCTACGAATGGTGTCATTAACCTAATAGACCGCGTTATGTACCCACTACCTACCGGCAGTCTGTACGAATATGTAGCTAACACTGCATCCTATCAAACGCTGCTACTACTGGCGGCCAAGGCTCAACTTCTAGACACCCTCAAAG GTGGACTCTATACGCTGTTTGCGCCCAATGAACAAGCCTTTTCCAAATTACCATCTGGCACTGTCGCCAATTTACTCAGTGATATACCAAAGTTAAAGA CTGTTTTAGAAAATCACATCGTGGCCTCCACAATGTACAGCGCAGGATTACAAGTGGTTGGAACAGGAAAGACATTGAGTGGAGTCGAATTCAGTGCAA ACGCGACGGCAGTGACGTTAAAAAATGTCACAGCAACGATTGAATCCGCAGATCGGTCTGCCACCAACGGGGTTGTTCACGAGATCGACACTGTCCTTTTGTGA
- the LOC138305022 gene encoding transforming growth factor-beta-induced protein ig-h3-like — translation MIGSYVIGLALLICGSGLAEENVLMTAVRLGGKTLGTLIQEGNLTDTLSGKGPLTFFAPVDKAFKALNQSVLDKLTSDKKLLTQVLTYHVVSGNVSAGQLKNDELVSTVEGTSKLRTNIYGSKVTIDGANVILADQYASNGVVHMIDKVLYPIPTQTLLNYVAATSFLSQLVYVVSMGDLIDFFKGGPFTLFAPTNDAFGRLPPGLLNDLLLNKTALNNVLEYHVILGTEYSAGLSDNQRVKAANNQDLTVKITADEVIINDAKVTTADITVTNGVIHVIDTVLLPPSTLAKYSFKSLHDIGTCYELVFAIIKIIVLDHTMEKLCLVFLFITHDVFTSGQNRLLDVASRNGATTFVKLLHGTKLETLLRDNGCFSLFAPVDDGISWLPPDVLNDLNKNKTFADYVFSSHVLDARKGSNAFQNDITFSTLNDGIKIRTNIIGQKITANGVDITHPDLPALNGVVHMIQRVMYPPPTQSLLEHLADIPTLSVLCDVVKRANLTEYFKGGPFTLFAPTNDAFAKLPDGFLHNLLTNKTGLIDLVKYHVLTETLFSEGIHDNQRLVTANNKQLTVTVMEGNVAINGALLKIFDVILTNGVIQVIDRVLLPPN, via the exons ATGATCGGGTCGTACGTTATCGGACTAGCGCTGTTGATCTGTGGAAGTGGCTTGGCAGaggaaaatgttttaatgacagCTGTGAGACTGGGAGGTAAAACCCTCGGTACTTTGATACAGGAAGGAAACTTAACGGACACGCTTAGTGGAAAag GACCACTTACCTTTTTCGCTCCTGTGGACAAAGCATTCAAAGCTCTGAATCAAAGTGTTCTGGACAAGTTGACCAGCGACAAGAAACTATTGACCCAGGTGCTTACTTATCACGTGGTTAGTGGGAACGTCAGCGCTGGTCAGCTGAAAAATGACGAGTTAGTCAGTACGGTGGAGGGGACCTCAAAACTCAGAACCAACATTTATGGATCA AAGGTAACGATAGACGGAGCGAATGTGATACTAGCTGACCAGTACGCCAGTAACGGTGTTGTCCATATGATAGACAAAGTGTTGTATCCAATTCCGACACAGACACTCCTAAATTACGTCGCGGCTACCTCCTTCTTATCACAACTCGTCTACGTCGTGTCCATGGGAGACCTCATAGACTTTTTCAAAG GAGGACCCTTCACTCTGTTTGCGCCTACTAATGACGCTTTCGGTAGACTACCCCCTGGACTTCTTAATGATCTTCTGCTGAATAAGACGGCATTGAATA ATGTGTTGGAGTATCACGTCATCCTTGGTACAGAGTACAGTGCTGGCCTGAGTGACAACCAAAGGGTCAAGGCCGCCAACAATCAGGATCTCACCGTTAAGATCACTGCGG atGAAGTCATCATAAACGACGCCAAAGTGACGACAGCTGACATCACAGTAACAAATGGTGTGATTCACGTCATCGATACGGTCCTCCTGCCACCGTCAACACTGGCTAAATATAGC TTTAAATCTCTACATGACATTGGCACTTGTTATGAACTAGTTTTTGCCATTATAAAAATCATCGTCTTAGATCACACCATGGAAAAGTTATGTTTAGTCTTTCTGTTTATAACTCACGATGTCTTTACATCAGGACAGAACAGACTTCTAGACGTTGCCTCTCGAAATGGTGCCACGACCTTTGTTAAACTTCTACACGGAACAAAACTGGAGACATTGTTACGTGATAATG GTTGCTTTTCATTATTTGCACCAGTTGACGATGGAATTAGCTGGTTACCGCCAGACGTTTTGAATGATCTGAATAAAAACAAGACTTTTGCGGATTATGTATTCTCATCCCACGTACTCGATGCCCGAAAAGGGTCCAACGCTTTTCAAAATGACATTACCTTTTCGACCCTGAATGATGGGATAAAGATCAGGACAAATATCATAGGACAG AAAATAACAGCTAATGGAGTGGATATTACCCATCCAGACCTTCCTGCTTTGAATGGCGTGGTTCACATGATCCAAAGAGTGATGTACCCTCCGCCTACCCAGTCCCTGTTAGAACACCTTGCTGATATCCCGACATTATCTGTTCTCTGTGACGTCGTAAAACGGGCAAATCTTACAGAATACTTCAAAG GTGGACCATTTACACTGTTTGCGCCAACAAACGATGCATTTGCAAAGCTTCCTGACGGATTTCTCCATAATCTTCTGACGAATAAAACTGGTCTTATTG ATTTGGTTAAGTATCACGTGTTGACCGAAACCCTTTTTAGTGAAGGTATCCATGACAACCAAAGGCTTGTCACGGCCAACAATAAGCAGCTCACTGTGACAGTTATGGAAG GAAACGTGGCAATTAACGGAGCACTGTTAAAAATCTTTGACGTAATTCTCACTAATGGCGTTATCCAAGTCATCGACAGGGTTCTTCTTCCTCCAAATTAG